The Granulicella sibirica genome has a segment encoding these proteins:
- a CDS encoding lactonase family protein, producing the protein MRIGLRVFSVVALMIAPFGISGCGNFFVPPTSTSGGGSGTTTTSFAYVANATTSTISGFALASGSLVGVTNSPYSLPIPPTSLVVTPANSFLYVGSLGALYGYSIATDGSLTALSSGAALAAVGAVSLDVSPDGNWLFALDSNGVTVDEFGINTSTGALTPENGANFAVTGSGATSPRMIKVAPSGTLVFAAMGTGGEAVFTFNTTTGALVLSQTLDGSTVTSDNAITVDSTSTHLYIARSGTGTGIAVYTIGTAGALNSISGSPFAAGAGPYSVVINSAGTYLYSANRTDGTISGYAIGTTGALTALGTSPYASGSLVTALGRDSLGKYIVAASLGGSPDLTMYSFDATSLGMLDSVSTAATGTDPTGATAIAMSH; encoded by the coding sequence ATGCGGATTGGTTTACGGGTGTTTTCTGTCGTGGCGTTGATGATTGCGCCTTTTGGGATCAGCGGATGCGGCAATTTCTTCGTCCCTCCTACCTCCACGAGCGGCGGAGGCAGCGGCACGACGACGACGAGCTTTGCCTATGTCGCCAATGCGACGACGAGCACCATTTCAGGCTTTGCCCTGGCCTCCGGATCGCTCGTCGGCGTAACCAACTCTCCGTACTCTCTGCCGATTCCGCCAACGTCGCTTGTCGTTACCCCTGCGAATAGCTTCCTTTATGTGGGAAGCCTTGGGGCTCTCTATGGGTACTCGATCGCGACGGACGGCTCTCTGACCGCTTTGAGCAGCGGGGCGGCTCTGGCCGCGGTTGGGGCGGTGTCGCTTGACGTCTCCCCGGACGGGAACTGGCTTTTCGCGCTCGACTCGAACGGCGTAACTGTCGATGAGTTCGGGATCAACACCTCGACCGGTGCGTTGACTCCGGAGAACGGCGCGAACTTCGCGGTTACGGGTTCCGGTGCGACCTCACCGCGCATGATCAAGGTGGCCCCAAGCGGTACGCTCGTCTTCGCTGCGATGGGCACAGGAGGCGAAGCTGTTTTCACGTTCAACACGACGACGGGCGCGTTAGTCCTGAGCCAGACGCTCGATGGCTCCACCGTTACGAGCGACAACGCGATTACGGTCGACTCCACTTCGACGCACCTCTATATCGCCCGCAGCGGGACAGGGACGGGGATCGCCGTGTACACGATCGGGACGGCGGGAGCGCTGAACTCTATTTCCGGCTCGCCTTTCGCGGCTGGGGCGGGACCCTATTCGGTCGTGATCAACTCCGCCGGAACCTATCTCTATTCCGCCAACCGGACGGACGGTACGATCTCGGGCTACGCGATCGGGACGACCGGAGCGTTGACGGCGCTTGGAACCTCGCCCTACGCGAGTGGATCGCTGGTGACGGCGCTTGGGCGGGATTCGCTCGGCAAATACATCGTGGCGGCGTCGCTCGGCGGCTCTCCGGACCTGACGATGTATAGCTTCGACGCAACGAGCCTCGGGATGCTTGACTCGGTCAGCACGGCAGCGACGGGAACGGACCCGACCGGGGCGACGGCCATTGCGATGAGCCACTAG
- a CDS encoding transcriptional repressor — MERFAAPVVYHRVMQGDAARSFRDLCEEHGIAVTHQRQVLYEVMRAMSGHPSPEEIYAGVRQRIPTISLATVYKNIHLFVESGVLREVSLHHGTVRVEMTGHEHHHVVCSKCKSISDIDESELGLIPKQDRLPGGFLVERYAVDVIGLCANCQQS; from the coding sequence TTGGAACGTTTTGCAGCCCCCGTCGTTTACCATAGAGTGATGCAGGGAGATGCCGCCAGATCGTTTCGAGACCTATGCGAGGAGCATGGGATCGCGGTTACGCATCAGCGCCAGGTGCTTTACGAAGTGATGCGCGCGATGAGTGGACATCCGAGCCCGGAAGAGATCTACGCCGGGGTCCGGCAGCGCATTCCCACCATATCGCTTGCTACCGTCTATAAGAATATTCACCTCTTTGTCGAGAGCGGCGTGCTGCGCGAGGTAAGCCTGCACCATGGCACCGTGCGCGTGGAGATGACTGGTCACGAGCATCATCACGTTGTTTGCTCGAAGTGCAAGTCGATCTCGGATATCGATGAGAGTGAGCTTGGCCTGATTCCGAAGCAGGATCGGCTCCCTGGCGGGTTCCTGGTAGAGCGGTACGCGGTGGATGTCATCGGGCTTTGCGCGAATTGCCAGCAGAGCTGA